The Montipora foliosa isolate CH-2021 chromosome 1, ASM3666993v2, whole genome shotgun sequence genome has a window encoding:
- the LOC137980521 gene encoding uncharacterized protein — translation MKDRHMQMLICCWKENKLFFGKGKSTKKEVFEKTATDFNAMSDLKVSGIQCLRKWAKLEAKQKEIVDHNNKSGNGTRTWKYYTQMEDCIGGQCSVNPTFTLESSSSSVISEYGESSSEDDGNLYVTPNKKKAPSKRSSKKCRSRSSAFDMLEFLREYQGKKEEVETKNFAGDE, via the coding sequence ATGAAGGACCGCCACATGCAAATGTTAATATGTTGCTGGAAGGAAAACAAGTTGTTCTTTGGTAAAGGAAAAAGTACAAAGAAGGAAGTATTTGAAAAGACCGCCACAGACTTCAATGCAATGTCAGATTTAAAAGTGTCTGGTATCCAGTGCCTAAGGAAATGGGCGAAATTAGAGGCTAAGCAAAAGGAGATTGTTGATCACAACAATAAGAGCGGAAATGGCACACGTACATGGAAATATTATACACAGATGGAGGATTGTATTGGTGGACAATGTAGTGTCAACCCAACTTTCACTCTCGAATCATCTTCCTCTTCAGTCATTTCTGAGTATGGAGAGAGCTCTTCTGAAGACGACGGAAATTTATATGTAACACCCAACAAAAAGAAAGCTCCCTCCAAACGCTCTTCAAAGAAATGCAGAAGCAGATCTTCTGCCTTCGACATGCTTGAATTTCTCAGGGAATATCAAGGTAAAAAAGAAgaggttgaaacaaaaaattttgCAGGAGATGAATGA